One region of Sulfurisphaera ohwakuensis genomic DNA includes:
- the tsaA gene encoding tRNA (N6-threonylcarbamoyladenosine(37)-N6)-methyltransferase TrmO, with product MSVCFKYIGYIKRKDNSASRHEIVEVIINKEYEEGLIGIEEFSHIILVYHLHLVNEYRIVRDRDNIKIGVFATRSQFRPNPIGISVCELIKRERNVLYVRGVNAYDGTPVLDIKPYDEWDRIEKIRVPFWHNAR from the coding sequence ATGAGTGTATGCTTTAAGTACATTGGTTATATAAAGAGAAAAGACAATTCTGCCTCAAGGCACGAAATCGTAGAAGTAATTATTAACAAGGAATATGAGGAAGGACTAATTGGAATAGAAGAATTTTCTCATATAATCTTAGTGTATCATTTACATTTGGTTAATGAGTATAGAATAGTAAGGGATAGAGATAATATAAAGATTGGTGTATTTGCTACAAGATCTCAATTTAGACCAAACCCTATTGGGATTTCCGTATGTGAGTTAATAAAAAGAGAGAGGAATGTATTATATGTTAGAGGAGTTAACGCATATGACGGTACTCCAGTTCTTGATATAAAACCTTATGATGAGTGGGATAGGATTGAAAAAATTAGAGTACCTTTTTGGCACAATGCTAGATAG
- a CDS encoding potassium channel family protein, with the protein MDKIRIWNKYVIRILETIAAPYSVLRRIYVQLVLLSIVVYTIALVFVYYQGLDWISAIYAAVNVITTVGLYAPDIYQMPSQEKLFLTVMILFTVGLFASMAQSLISTILNRNTWIDARARWRGKLMKGHIVVIGNTESILSAVKRLEILGKDYVVVTSSKKLYDELKSDKVIFGDPNDENNLLSAGIKNASSAIIAMEDDSQTLLITLKVQKLNPPLTIVTMIKDSSLIDVFKTAGADIIIPFEEFMGRIMASASISKNFAGIVYPSSDRDYSIGVFEVKKNFKLSELPEGTIPIAILHDGKLDPYFTKETEVKPGEILFVLGNPLKFKDISKLVE; encoded by the coding sequence GTGGATAAGATAAGGATTTGGAATAAATACGTCATTAGAATTTTAGAAACCATTGCGGCACCTTATTCCGTTTTAAGAAGGATTTATGTTCAACTAGTTTTACTTAGTATAGTTGTTTATACTATAGCACTCGTTTTTGTATATTATCAAGGACTAGATTGGATTTCAGCAATATATGCAGCAGTAAATGTTATTACAACAGTAGGACTTTATGCACCAGATATATATCAAATGCCCTCTCAAGAGAAGTTATTCCTTACAGTAATGATATTGTTCACTGTAGGATTATTTGCTAGTATGGCCCAATCTTTAATATCTACAATATTAAATAGGAATACTTGGATAGATGCTAGAGCAAGATGGAGAGGGAAGCTTATGAAGGGGCATATTGTAGTAATTGGTAATACAGAAAGTATTCTATCTGCGGTTAAAAGGCTTGAAATATTAGGGAAAGACTACGTAGTAGTTACTAGTTCCAAAAAGCTTTATGACGAATTGAAGAGTGATAAGGTAATCTTTGGTGATCCTAATGATGAAAATAACTTACTCTCTGCTGGAATAAAAAATGCTAGCTCGGCAATAATAGCTATGGAAGATGATTCACAAACACTACTAATCACACTAAAAGTCCAAAAGCTAAATCCACCATTAACAATTGTAACGATGATAAAGGACTCGTCACTGATTGACGTATTTAAAACAGCAGGAGCAGATATTATAATTCCTTTTGAAGAATTTATGGGTAGGATTATGGCATCAGCATCTATCTCAAAGAACTTTGCAGGAATTGTTTATCCATCAAGCGATAGGGATTATTCAATCGGAGTTTTTGAAGTAAAGAAAAACTTTAAGTTAAGTGAACTTCCAGAAGGTACAATACCAATAGCAATACTTCATGATGGAAAATTGGATCCTTACTTTACTAAGGAAACTGAAGTAAAACCAGGAGAAATATTATTTGTTCTTGGAAACCCGCTAAAATTTAAGGATATTAGTAAATTAGTTGAGTGA
- a CDS encoding ParA family protein: MLGINIISLKGGIGKSFIAFQLAKKLSKNRNVVIIDRSLSRTLSNYFNIKDEFPNGDYKKDIDNIPLVNLGCSKNFLSLDIGKIVEEYRKYKDYDVIIVDNPPLFSDECFEKNLIAWINAFNEYSYKAIPILAPPDEIIDYTMRLMLPINDFLSDIIQKNLGFKSTRLFNPLAIIVNEVTASYQINFENIRKYFRDTLIITIPFDKKILLNPFNVDIKELDPLVEYLSTLI; this comes from the coding sequence ATGCTTGGAATTAATATAATAAGTTTAAAAGGAGGTATCGGGAAATCATTTATAGCTTTTCAATTAGCTAAAAAATTATCAAAAAATAGAAACGTAGTTATCATAGATAGGTCATTATCTAGAACTCTTTCAAATTATTTTAATATTAAAGACGAATTCCCTAATGGGGATTATAAAAAAGATATTGATAATATACCTCTTGTAAACCTAGGGTGTTCAAAGAATTTTCTCTCTTTAGATATTGGTAAAATTGTTGAAGAATATAGGAAATATAAAGATTACGATGTAATAATAGTAGATAACCCTCCTCTTTTCTCTGATGAATGTTTTGAAAAAAACTTAATAGCATGGATAAATGCGTTTAATGAGTACTCTTATAAGGCCATACCTATTTTGGCCCCTCCTGACGAGATAATAGATTATACAATGAGACTTATGTTACCTATAAATGATTTTCTTTCTGATATTATACAGAAAAATCTAGGTTTCAAATCTACCAGATTGTTTAATCCTTTGGCAATAATTGTAAATGAAGTCACTGCATCTTATCAAATTAATTTTGAAAACATAAGAAAATACTTTAGAGATACTCTAATTATCACTATTCCATTTGATAAGAAAATTCTCTTAAATCCGTTTAACGTTGATATAAAAGAATTAGATCCATTAGTAGAATATTTAAGTACTCTAATCTAA
- a CDS encoding ABC transporter permease: MKVLKKIDFLIAFIKFYGISSIKRGFIYVLTYMAIPLAELFLIYMISRGAFLGYGIIGGLITVIASNGLSSTADFAYLRLEVKLQDLLVSSEVTPNDYILGLMLSNLVYSLPGIIVYVLLSIIFKLFNPIMILLLLLLLFNTSAIGFFISTLIPHMRYSWGIGGLLSTFLSIIPPIFYPYYLLPKVFFYILYPLPTTLSALIIQNYSDLVPLSKSLLAFSWILLVIETLIFYYISIRYSRWRSV, translated from the coding sequence GTGAAGGTCTTGAAGAAAATTGACTTTCTAATTGCTTTTATAAAATTCTATGGTATCTCTTCAATTAAGAGAGGATTTATATATGTTTTAACGTATATGGCAATACCCTTAGCAGAACTATTTTTAATATATATGATTTCAAGAGGAGCTTTTTTAGGTTATGGAATAATAGGCGGATTAATTACAGTAATTGCTAGTAATGGATTATCATCAACAGCAGATTTTGCATACCTAAGGCTTGAAGTTAAATTACAAGATCTACTTGTTTCTAGCGAAGTTACACCAAACGATTACATTTTGGGACTGATGTTGTCTAATCTTGTTTACTCTTTGCCTGGAATTATAGTTTACGTGTTACTTTCAATAATCTTTAAACTATTTAATCCAATTATGATCTTATTACTTTTACTTTTACTGTTTAATACATCAGCAATAGGTTTCTTTATAAGTACCTTAATTCCACATATGAGATATAGTTGGGGAATTGGTGGTTTATTATCTACTTTTTTGAGCATTATCCCGCCTATCTTCTATCCTTACTATTTATTGCCAAAAGTTTTCTTTTATATACTTTATCCTTTACCAACTACATTGTCAGCTCTGATTATTCAAAATTATTCCGACTTAGTTCCCCTTTCAAAGAGTTTATTAGCATTTTCGTGGATATTACTGGTGATAGAAACCCTTATCTTTTATTATATATCCATTAGGTATAGTAGATGGAGAAGCGTATGA
- a CDS encoding purine-nucleoside phosphorylase translates to MIFGDFIRNKEIRKRVIKEELGVEEDEIPERVVVTPMPFNTQFPKNFEDILINMGIKVNRLKVEDQILQQFQGNLFLEKDGSRGFIAFIGRGLIDFTERIRILAMISQIKDILFIGTAGSLSNEILIGDLNIPKYVVPFENVSDFYVDPTIAIPQADETLLNEIYEYAKETEAKAYSALHATILFPYSETTEFLNYLVNIGVSTIDMEVSAFYKVAKFYGKRAVAVLRISDMPLIELHKQKELIKVRREIAINAIFKIVLRFLKLI, encoded by the coding sequence ATGATATTTGGTGATTTCATTAGAAATAAAGAGATAAGAAAAAGAGTCATAAAGGAGGAACTTGGAGTGGAGGAAGATGAAATCCCAGAAAGGGTAGTAGTAACACCTATGCCATTTAATACTCAATTTCCAAAAAACTTCGAAGACATACTAATTAATATGGGTATTAAAGTAAATAGGTTGAAGGTAGAAGACCAAATACTTCAGCAATTTCAAGGAAATTTATTTCTTGAAAAAGACGGTAGTAGGGGATTTATTGCATTTATAGGTAGAGGTTTGATAGATTTCACCGAGAGAATACGGATTTTAGCTATGATTTCGCAGATTAAAGATATATTATTTATAGGTACTGCAGGATCCTTATCTAATGAAATATTAATAGGGGATTTAAATATACCAAAGTACGTTGTCCCGTTCGAAAACGTAAGTGATTTTTATGTTGATCCTACAATAGCAATTCCGCAAGCTGACGAAACTCTTTTGAACGAAATTTATGAATATGCTAAGGAAACTGAAGCTAAAGCATATTCGGCATTACATGCGACAATCCTTTTCCCTTATTCCGAAACTACTGAGTTTTTAAACTACTTAGTAAATATAGGTGTTTCTACAATAGATATGGAAGTTAGTGCTTTTTATAAGGTAGCCAAATTTTACGGTAAAAGAGCGGTAGCGGTATTACGAATTTCAGATATGCCTCTAATAGAACTACATAAACAAAAGGAGCTAATTAAAGTGAGAAGGGAAATAGCAATTAATGCAATTTTTAAAATTGTGTTAAGATTCTTAAAACTGATTTAA
- a CDS encoding arginine deiminase family protein, whose protein sequence is MSHHNMSARAEWEKLREVVVHKPGYEVLFALLNPSQFLFERPFSLTKARREHDKLRKTLEKEGVRVHRLKGVIITKMRNNYSFLEKVKGLVGVDTDDPNYLIELLILNPVIKNENVIIADPLPNLYFMRDQQITTIDGVIIGKMATKQRERETEVTKLFWEALGIKYKEIKKGKLEGGDYFPMKDFHIIGIGNRTDFTGATNLFNLGEVAVVYETRKEFFHLDMFFNVPSSNTVVGVKKLMEESRTEVYNHGKLVEVTNLYEYIKKKGFNIIEIDENEAKIQLGNFLTIDDGKIISPRYSRKFRELDVIEVNVENLTGGNGGIHCMTGVVRRG, encoded by the coding sequence ATGTCTCATCATAATATGTCTGCAAGAGCTGAATGGGAAAAATTAAGAGAAGTAGTTGTACACAAACCAGGTTACGAAGTATTATTTGCATTACTTAACCCTTCACAATTTCTTTTTGAAAGACCCTTCAGCTTAACTAAGGCTAGGAGAGAACATGATAAACTAAGAAAAACGTTAGAAAAAGAAGGAGTTAGAGTCCATAGATTAAAAGGTGTAATAATAACTAAAATGAGGAACAACTATTCTTTTTTGGAAAAAGTTAAAGGCCTTGTAGGAGTCGATACTGATGATCCTAATTATCTAATAGAACTTCTCATCCTAAACCCGGTTATAAAAAACGAGAATGTAATTATAGCCGACCCTTTACCTAACCTTTACTTTATGAGAGATCAACAGATTACAACAATTGATGGCGTAATAATAGGAAAAATGGCAACCAAACAGAGGGAAAGGGAAACAGAAGTTACTAAACTCTTTTGGGAAGCTTTAGGAATAAAGTACAAAGAAATCAAGAAGGGTAAACTGGAAGGAGGTGATTATTTTCCGATGAAAGATTTTCACATTATAGGTATTGGTAATAGGACTGATTTTACTGGAGCAACAAATCTGTTTAACTTAGGTGAGGTCGCTGTAGTATATGAGACTCGTAAGGAGTTTTTTCATTTAGACATGTTCTTTAACGTTCCATCGTCAAATACTGTTGTTGGTGTGAAGAAACTAATGGAAGAGAGTAGAACAGAAGTGTATAATCACGGAAAACTTGTTGAAGTAACTAATTTGTATGAATATATTAAAAAGAAGGGTTTTAACATAATAGAAATTGATGAGAATGAGGCTAAAATACAATTAGGCAATTTTCTAACCATCGATGATGGCAAGATAATTTCACCTAGATATAGTAGAAAGTTTAGGGAATTAGACGTTATTGAGGTTAATGTAGAAAACTTAACTGGAGGAAATGGAGGAATACATTGTATGACTGGAGTAGTTAGGAGAGGATAA
- a CDS encoding HoxN/HupN/NixA family nickel/cobalt transporter, which produces MGSKSLTKMVLMGLFFIINIILTMIFYFTLFNLPKENLQIQTDNGVLTGTFITLGILAYTFGLRHAVDADHLAAIDNVTRKLLQEGRNPVFVGTFFSLGHSTVVILLSLMLVIASRYVINSLPNIENMGSIIGTLVSGGFLYIIAFLNTLVLLELYGVYKTIKREKNLDEEKLNELLLKRGFMNRFFSKLFKIVTSEWQMYIIGFLFGLGFDTATEVAILAISATVAGAFSSIPITTILILPGLFALGMSLIDTLDGLFMRSAYGWAFRNPLGKIWYNLTMTFISILVAYGIGTIELFGLIVSEFNLHGPFWDQINALNNVYWESIGYFVILTFAITWIISALVYKMRIKQLGINK; this is translated from the coding sequence ATGGGTTCAAAATCCTTAACAAAAATGGTATTGATGGGTTTATTTTTTATTATAAATATTATTTTGACTATGATTTTTTATTTCACTTTATTTAATTTACCAAAGGAGAATTTGCAAATACAGACTGATAATGGTGTACTAACTGGAACTTTTATAACTCTTGGTATTTTAGCTTATACATTTGGATTAAGACATGCAGTAGACGCTGATCATCTTGCTGCTATAGACAATGTTACCAGAAAACTTCTTCAAGAAGGAAGAAACCCAGTGTTCGTTGGTACATTCTTCTCGTTAGGTCATTCAACTGTAGTTATCCTTCTAAGTCTGATGTTAGTCATAGCTTCAAGGTATGTTATAAATAGTTTACCAAACATAGAGAATATGGGTAGTATTATAGGAACTTTAGTGAGCGGAGGGTTTTTATATATAATAGCATTCTTGAACACTCTAGTACTTTTAGAATTATATGGAGTATATAAAACTATTAAGAGGGAGAAAAATCTTGATGAAGAGAAATTAAATGAACTTTTGCTGAAGAGGGGTTTCATGAATAGATTTTTCAGTAAATTGTTTAAGATAGTTACTTCAGAATGGCAAATGTACATTATAGGGTTTTTATTTGGTTTAGGCTTTGACACTGCAACTGAAGTGGCTATATTAGCTATATCTGCTACAGTAGCTGGAGCTTTCTCTTCAATCCCAATAACTACAATACTAATTTTGCCAGGATTGTTTGCACTAGGTATGAGTTTGATAGATACGCTTGATGGATTGTTTATGAGATCTGCTTACGGTTGGGCTTTCAGAAATCCTTTAGGGAAAATCTGGTATAATTTGACAATGACCTTCATATCAATCTTAGTAGCTTATGGAATTGGCACAATAGAATTGTTTGGTTTAATAGTTAGTGAGTTTAATCTTCATGGTCCATTTTGGGATCAAATAAATGCATTAAACAACGTATACTGGGAATCGATAGGTTATTTCGTGATACTAACTTTTGCTATAACATGGATAATTTCTGCTTTAGTATATAAAATGAGGATTAAGCAGTTAGGTATAAATAAGTAA
- a CDS encoding peroxiredoxin has protein sequence MSEGRIPLIGEKFPEIEVITTHGKIKLPDYYQGKWFVLFSHPGDFTPVCTTEFYSFAKKFEEFKKLNTELIGLSVDSNISHIEWVMWIEKNLKVEIPFPIIADPMGNVAKRLGMIHAESSTSTVRAVFIVDDKGIVRLIMYYPMEIGRNIDEILRSIRALQLVDKSGVVIPANWPNNELIGNKVINPPPRTVKDAKLRINQPFDWWFTYKEI, from the coding sequence ATGAGTGAAGGAAGAATTCCCCTAATAGGAGAAAAGTTCCCAGAAATAGAAGTAATAACAACACATGGTAAAATAAAGTTACCAGACTACTATCAAGGAAAATGGTTTGTACTATTTAGCCATCCAGGAGATTTTACACCAGTTTGTACAACTGAGTTTTACTCTTTTGCAAAGAAATTTGAAGAATTCAAAAAGCTTAACACTGAGCTAATAGGACTTTCAGTAGATAGTAATATCTCACATATTGAATGGGTTATGTGGATAGAAAAGAACTTGAAAGTCGAAATTCCATTCCCAATTATAGCCGATCCTATGGGAAATGTAGCAAAAAGACTAGGAATGATACATGCAGAATCCTCAACCTCTACCGTTAGGGCTGTATTTATCGTCGATGATAAGGGTATAGTTAGGTTAATTATGTATTATCCCATGGAAATCGGAAGGAATATAGATGAGATTTTAAGAAGCATAAGAGCATTACAGTTAGTAGATAAAAGCGGTGTAGTTATTCCAGCAAATTGGCCTAACAATGAGCTTATAGGGAATAAGGTAATTAATCCGCCACCAAGAACAGTTAAAGATGCTAAATTAAGAATAAATCAGCCATTTGATTGGTGGTTTACGTATAAAGAAATATGA
- a CDS encoding ABC transporter ATP-binding protein yields the protein MIETINLTKIYKDGTIALDNITFSSNVKILTLLGRNGAGKTTLTRILSTQLLPTKGEAYVEGYNVIREAKKVRKIITSIPQEAQPVGMASPYEHLLMFLTAKGLSLSESESVAREALKEVGLWEVKDKPSDELSGGMKRKIFVAMALAANSEVIFLDEPTTGLDPYSRTEIWSILKTMKGKIILTTHYMEEAEELSDEVILLHKGKIIAMGSVTTLLEKLKDKVRVEGIGDIKVGRLRITYVDKREASNFVGKYVVKPISLEDLFILYAGEGLEEN from the coding sequence GTGATAGAAACTATTAATTTAACTAAGATTTACAAAGATGGAACTATTGCTCTTGACAATATTACATTTTCTAGTAATGTGAAGATTTTAACCCTTTTAGGAAGAAATGGAGCTGGGAAAACTACTCTCACAAGGATTTTGTCAACCCAACTTTTACCGACTAAAGGAGAGGCTTACGTTGAAGGTTATAACGTAATAAGAGAAGCTAAGAAAGTTAGAAAAATAATTACTTCTATACCTCAAGAGGCGCAACCGGTAGGAATGGCATCTCCTTATGAACATTTACTTATGTTTTTAACAGCTAAAGGGTTATCTCTTTCAGAATCTGAAAGTGTAGCTAGAGAAGCCTTAAAAGAAGTAGGTTTATGGGAAGTAAAAGATAAGCCCTCTGACGAACTATCTGGAGGAATGAAAAGAAAGATCTTTGTTGCTATGGCATTAGCTGCAAATTCAGAAGTAATATTTCTTGATGAGCCTACGACCGGTTTAGATCCCTATTCAAGAACCGAAATTTGGTCAATATTAAAGACAATGAAGGGAAAAATTATATTAACTACCCATTATATGGAAGAAGCTGAAGAGCTTTCAGATGAAGTTATACTTTTACATAAGGGAAAAATTATTGCAATGGGAAGTGTTACAACCTTACTGGAGAAATTAAAAGATAAAGTTAGAGTAGAGGGTATTGGTGATATAAAAGTTGGTAGACTAAGAATAACTTATGTAGATAAGAGAGAGGCATCAAACTTTGTAGGAAAATATGTTGTGAAACCAATTAGTTTAGAGGATTTATTTATACTGTATGCAGGTGAAGGTCTTGAAGAAAATTGA
- a CDS encoding protein kinase domain-containing protein, which produces MIRELIRKFGIVVFSLGVILSLFSIYDLLLLPFSFLFSLVGYLALLLIYRDYKKALVEAFKVPSIIILIFIALYISIHKFHYFYEIDAGIFGAIVYLIFRLRWSICKETNCKTIIRYSKKSQDYLKCKNLVRFAECFAKADEEFLFVQTISKMKKSELEKISNSDLPAKYYYLLSQFYLDKRAELLMRACKDGYRQACSEWKPTMWKGQEINGYKIVDFISEGGLSYILKGEKKGIFYAIKIPKINPTSFTTKNIKELLLDIKNEESVLVQISEKSDNIVRIYAVHFDEPDIYAILRGDILTYIKNPPHIVLEYMSGGSANDYDFTNPRWRKVVYLIIAKIASALEVIHNNGYVHSDVKPHNILFTSALPKKPEEALKGLLSGRIKVKLSDLGSAVKIGEKAFQLTPEYASIEHVKSMVLCGISPSDDIYSLGATAFKLLTGKVLNSPQMLQVYNDFFLTLNVSLLDSKLYMTRDFSPLRNVEPDVANFIVYMTSPGKRPNASEVFRFFYSKVF; this is translated from the coding sequence GTGATTAGGGAGTTAATTAGAAAATTTGGGATAGTAGTTTTCTCGCTAGGCGTTATACTCTCCCTTTTTTCCATCTATGATCTCTTACTTTTACCGTTTTCTTTTCTCTTCAGCCTTGTCGGATACTTAGCTCTCCTTTTAATTTACCGTGATTATAAAAAGGCTTTAGTTGAAGCATTTAAAGTCCCTTCAATTATTATCTTAATCTTCATAGCCCTTTATATTTCAATTCACAAATTTCATTATTTTTATGAAATTGATGCTGGAATTTTCGGAGCAATAGTATATCTGATATTCAGATTAAGATGGAGTATTTGTAAAGAGACTAATTGCAAAACCATAATAAGATATTCAAAAAAGTCTCAAGATTATCTAAAATGCAAAAACTTGGTGAGATTTGCTGAATGTTTTGCTAAGGCTGACGAAGAATTTCTTTTTGTGCAAACTATTAGTAAAATGAAAAAGAGTGAGCTTGAAAAGATAAGTAACTCAGATTTACCAGCTAAATACTACTATTTACTTTCACAGTTTTATCTAGATAAAAGAGCTGAATTGCTAATGAGAGCATGTAAAGATGGTTATAGACAAGCTTGTAGTGAATGGAAACCAACAATGTGGAAAGGTCAAGAAATTAATGGCTATAAGATCGTTGATTTCATTTCTGAGGGTGGTTTAAGTTATATTTTAAAAGGGGAAAAGAAAGGAATTTTCTACGCTATAAAAATTCCTAAAATAAATCCTACTAGTTTTACTACAAAGAATATTAAGGAATTATTATTGGATATAAAAAACGAGGAAAGTGTTCTTGTTCAAATTTCTGAGAAATCAGACAATATAGTTAGAATTTATGCTGTACATTTTGATGAACCAGATATTTACGCTATACTTAGGGGGGATATTTTAACATATATAAAGAATCCTCCACATATAGTCCTCGAATACATGTCCGGTGGATCTGCAAACGATTACGATTTTACTAACCCTAGGTGGAGAAAAGTAGTGTACTTAATAATTGCTAAAATTGCATCAGCATTAGAAGTAATTCATAATAACGGGTATGTACATTCTGATGTTAAACCTCATAATATTCTTTTCACGTCTGCATTACCTAAAAAACCTGAAGAAGCTTTAAAAGGTCTGCTTAGCGGAAGGATAAAGGTAAAACTAAGTGATTTAGGAAGTGCTGTAAAGATAGGAGAAAAAGCATTTCAATTAACTCCAGAATATGCATCAATAGAGCATGTAAAATCAATGGTTTTATGTGGTATTTCACCATCCGATGATATTTATTCACTAGGTGCAACAGCATTTAAATTACTAACTGGTAAAGTATTAAATTCTCCTCAAATGTTACAAGTCTATAACGATTTCTTCTTAACGTTAAATGTTTCTTTATTAGATTCAAAACTTTATATGACGAGAGATTTTTCACCACTAAGAAACGTTGAACCGGATGTAGCTAACTTTATTGTTTATATGACATCACCTGGAAAAAGACCTAATGCGTCAGAAGTATTTAGATTCTTTTATTCGAAAGTTTTTTAA
- a CDS encoding ABC transporter permease, with amino-acid sequence MLEIMLYEWRRAFSRKKVIVLIAISLFFEIAVYLAVAFVPSERVRVLLTPLYPYMWALGTLLPQSLLLHFLAISISSGSMSEEYEQGTIDFFLTKAITRFRFIMEKWLGSFILLSSIYGIMVILSVVMSYLLFGNQDEIGILPEIIASVLFSSLVFFNIAFMIGEMLRRSSLSFIISSSLLIGSILVSDVLEFIDILTHSAQYVIIAEYLPSWGATQLPFIIVSNSPFSIIVQAIDLLPSISTDLISALISVLVYSLFTLSLGVISFLYRDIPKKVT; translated from the coding sequence GTGTTGGAAATAATGCTTTATGAGTGGAGAAGGGCTTTTTCGAGAAAGAAAGTTATTGTACTTATTGCTATTTCTTTATTCTTTGAAATAGCTGTTTATCTTGCTGTAGCTTTTGTCCCATCAGAGAGAGTTAGAGTCTTGCTCACGCCTCTTTATCCTTATATGTGGGCATTAGGGACTCTTTTACCTCAAAGTCTTCTTCTTCATTTTTTAGCAATATCTATATCGTCTGGTTCGATGTCAGAAGAGTATGAACAAGGCACAATAGATTTCTTCCTTACTAAAGCTATAACTAGATTTAGATTTATAATGGAGAAATGGTTAGGCTCATTTATATTATTATCCTCTATTTATGGTATAATGGTTATCCTCTCAGTAGTTATGTCCTATTTGTTATTTGGCAATCAAGATGAAATTGGAATTTTGCCAGAAATAATTGCTTCTGTACTTTTCTCTTCATTAGTATTTTTCAATATAGCTTTTATGATAGGAGAAATGTTAAGGAGAAGTAGTCTATCATTCATAATCTCAAGTTCTTTGCTTATTGGTTCTATATTAGTTTCCGATGTACTAGAGTTTATTGATATATTAACGCATTCAGCACAATATGTGATAATAGCTGAGTATTTGCCTTCATGGGGTGCTACACAGCTACCTTTTATAATAGTTTCTAATTCACCATTTAGTATCATAGTTCAAGCAATTGATTTACTTCCTTCAATATCGACTGATTTGATTTCTGCCTTAATTTCTGTCTTAGTTTACTCTTTATTTACTCTCTCACTAGGAGTGATAAGTTTCTTATATAGAGACATACCTAAAAAAGTAACTTAA